One window from the genome of Perca flavescens isolate YP-PL-M2 chromosome 17, PFLA_1.0, whole genome shotgun sequence encodes:
- the arhgef33 gene encoding rho guanine nucleotide exchange factor 33, which produces MENGKTETEDQTEGVSEVEEENVEEANIEIAQLQGLVAELREGLHAALTELCELRQRDHGLEEKLQAYQTDVDDKIMGLKNLLNTFKDELNVALLHIKDVSSRQREVQKRIELFQSENTRDILSVPQSQLDLSVIQHFFSSLPNSSSPQRSTTSTQTSTSEQEAQQQQRGCPSRSPAWGERKNSRDDTETSQTENSKRQRVALELLESERIYVSHLSLLLKANISFNGSEALTSKDKRPFPSTLRFLIQQHLELLHTLQERVLKSQWQGIMGDVFMRLTSKESDFLDFYVSYLKELPECLSVVTMLASTSMKSSAFPESEITGDESKPSLHTLLLQPVQRIPEYLLLLQRLLRQTHAEHPDYYLLLVCIQQFRSFTAQYHHLLQHNQELLLHNRKEVKRSTMKQLLKTVESGIPANNIGSPYPCNSATLEHVNQVKRSKQRLLEQIQSHHFQDWDCDQEPEAHCYDTEWPSQLQFFSPELDSRSHKPTGLGSIPESEASERSMSCQHHLPSRPADFRQVQPGSALADALGEFLLPPDPPGMESLYEEDRSSLHDVSMFDRCSSASSDSSIDIAFVRCPKAPSASHHAMAANVSTTRDVFGNGGSHGNGYKLPKRGCVSPDEAVMMRRNQHRPLQASQRKSKSLNGLQMDNTVSCLDGSPLSDHPQRLGLGSHAKLERQGSKGSKGCPTQSRKVHNPLGNRVDIDKHSDDLHGLLSIDSGFQSWGDDSKWRGGTEENNHTPLSERSRKQDKGGFRSSFKKLFKKKSSDEKKEKGGEKTPENQNNGEHETPGKNPKLVQLEINRGTAV; this is translated from the exons ATGGAGAATggcaaaacagaaacagaagacCAGACGGAAGGTGTGTCAGAAG TTGAAGAAGAAAATGTGGAGGAAGCTAACATAGAAATTGCTCAG CTGCAGGGCCTGGTGGCTGAACTGCGCGAGGGGCTCCATGCTGCTTTGACGGAGCTGTGCGAGCTGCGTCAGAGGGACCACGGCCTGGAGGAGAAGCTCCAGGCCTACCAGACTGACGTGGATGATAAGATCATGGGCCTCAAGAACTTGCTCAACACTTTCAAG GATGAGCTCAATGTGGCATTGCTCCACATAAAGGATGTGTCGAGCAGACAGAGGGAGGTGCAGAAGAGGATAGAACTGTTTCAGTCGGAAAACACCAGAGATATCCTCTCTGTTCCACAAAG CCAGCTGGACCTCAGTGTTATTCAACACTTCTTTTCCAGTCTGCCAAATAGCAGCTCACCACAGAGGAGCACCACATCCACACAGA cctCTACCTCTGAACAGGAggctcagcagcagcagagaggttGTCCGTCCCGATCTCCAGCGTGGGGAGAGAGGAAGAACAGCAGAGACGACACAGAGACCAGCCAAACTGAAAACA gtaaaaGACAGAGAGTCGCTCTCGAGTTGCTGGAGTCAGAGAGAATTTATGTGTCCCACCTGTCTCTGTTACTGAAGGCCAACATCTCCTTTAATGGATCAGAAGCTCTCACCTCCAAAGACAAACG TCCATTTCCCAGCACTTTGAGGTTTCTGATCCAGCAGCACCTTGAGCTCCTCCATACTCTCCAGGAGCGTGTGCTCAAGAGCCAGTGGcaaggcatcatgggagatgTGTTTATGAGGCTTACCAGCAAAGAG AGTGACTTCTTGGACTTTTATGTGTCCTACCTGAAGGAGCTTCCAGAATGTCTGTCAGTCGTCACCATGCTTGCCTCCACCTCAATGAAATCTTCTGCCTTCCCGGAG AGTGAAATAACGGGTGATGAATCCAAACCCTCCCTCCACACTCTGCTCCTTCAGCCGGTTCAGAGGATCCCCGAGTACCTGCTCCTGCTACAG AGGCTGCTAAGGCAGACACACGCAGAGCACCCAGACTACTACCTGCTGCTGGTGTGCATCCAGCAGTTCAGGTCCTTCACGGCTCAgtaccaccacctcctccagcACAACCAGGAGCTTCTGCTGCACAACCGCAAAGAGGTGAAGAG GTCTACCATGAAACAGCTGTTAAAGACAGTAGAAAGTGGGATTCCAGCTAACAACATTGGCTCACCTTACCCTTGCAACAGTGCCACGTt AGAACATGTCAACCAGGTGAAGCGGAGCAAGCAGCGTCTCCTGGAGCAGATCCAGTCTCATCATTTCCAGGACTGGGATTGCGACCAGGAACCCGAAGCTCATTGTTATGACACAGAGTGGCCCTCCCAGCTCCAATTCTTCAGCCCCGAGCTGGACTCACGGAGCCACAAACCAACAG GTCTTGGCAGTATCCCAGAGAGTGAAGCATCTGAGAGGTCCATGTCATGCCAGCATCATCTGCCCTCCAGACCTGCAGACTTCCGTCAGGTTCAACCGGGTTCCGCTTTGGCCGATGCCCTCGGAGAGTTCCTTCTCCCTCCAGACCCTCCAGGGATGGAGAGCCTCTATGAAGAGGACAGAAGTTCCCTTCATGATGTCTCCATGTTTGACCGCTGCTCCTCTGCCTCTTCAGATTCCTCTATTGACATTGCTTTTGTGAGGTGCCCCAAAGCCCCTTCAGCATCACATCACGCAATGGCAGCCAATGTGTCAACAACCCGAGATGTCTTTGGCAATGGTGGAAGCCATGGGAATGGTTACAAACTGCCCAAGCGAGGATGTGTATCTCCGGATGAAGCTGTAATGATGCGCCGCAATCAGCATCGTCCTCTTCAGGCCAGCCAGCGTAAAAGCAAG TCACTGAACGGTCTGCAGATGGACAACACAGTGAGTTGTCTTGATGGTAGTCCTCTATCAGACCACCCCCAAAGGTTGGGACTGGGCAGCCATGCCAAGCTGGAGCGCCAGGGCAGTAAGGGCAGCAAGGGGTGTCCCACCCAATCCCGTAAGGTCCACAACCCCTTGGGGAACAGAGTGGATATTGACAAGCACAGTGACGATCTTCATGGACTGCTCAGCATT GACTCCGGGTTCCAATCATGGGGGGACGATTCAAAATGGAGAGGCGGGACAGAGGAGAATAACCACACCCCATTAAGCGAGAGGAGTCGGAAGCAGGACAAAGGAGGCTTCAGGAGCTCGTTCAAGAAACTCTTCAAGAAGAA GAGCAGTgatgagaagaaagagaagggagGTGAGAAAACaccagaaaaccaaaacaacggTGAACATGAGACACCGGGGAAAAATCCCAAACTGGTACAGCTGGAGATAAACCGTGGCACAGCTGTATGA